In Clostridium sp., one DNA window encodes the following:
- the radA gene encoding DNA repair protein RadA, whose product MTKIKTVFICQNCGYESLKWLGKCPNCNKWNSMVEEVKTIDKKSNLSDCHGIGGNGQPQNINNIKSGEYARFDTGINELNRVLGGGIVKGSLTLISGAPGIGKSTLLLQTANNIAKKYGKVLYISGEESEEQIKMRGDRLNTLSDNIYVLSETNLGKIEEHIENIRPIFVIIDSIQTLFKDTVGSAPGSVSQVRESSNDIMRMGKVNDISFFIVAHITKQGELAGPRVLEHMVDTVLFFEGERTEEFRIIRTIKNRFGTTSEIGVFEMKESGLLEISNPSQVFLEEKNFQQEGSMVIGIMEGTRPILIEIQALVSQTKAVMPRRTAVGIDNSRLNLILAVLEKKLKIPFYNCDVYVNVVGGLEIEGTYGDLGLALSLISSAKSAESRLKNLLVVGEVGLTGEVRPVSFCDRIINEAMKMGFKNILVPNRNKEKINSSEINIMGVSSLKEALNKVF is encoded by the coding sequence GTGACAAAGATAAAAACTGTTTTTATCTGCCAGAATTGTGGATATGAATCATTAAAATGGCTAGGTAAATGTCCTAATTGTAATAAGTGGAATAGCATGGTAGAGGAAGTCAAAACCATTGATAAAAAAAGTAATCTTAGTGATTGCCATGGCATTGGAGGTAATGGCCAGCCTCAAAATATTAATAATATAAAGTCCGGAGAATATGCAAGGTTTGATACTGGAATAAATGAGTTAAATAGGGTATTGGGAGGAGGAATTGTTAAAGGTTCTCTAACTCTTATATCGGGTGCTCCAGGTATAGGCAAATCTACATTGCTTCTTCAAACGGCAAATAATATTGCAAAAAAATATGGAAAAGTGCTTTATATATCTGGAGAGGAGTCAGAAGAGCAGATAAAAATGAGGGGGGATAGATTGAATACTTTGTCAGACAATATCTATGTGCTTTCAGAAACAAATCTGGGGAAAATAGAGGAACATATAGAAAATATTAGACCCATATTTGTTATAATAGACTCAATACAGACATTGTTTAAAGATACTGTAGGATCAGCGCCTGGGAGCGTTTCCCAGGTTAGAGAAAGTTCTAATGATATTATGCGGATGGGAAAGGTGAATGATATATCTTTTTTCATAGTAGCGCATATTACGAAACAGGGAGAATTGGCGGGACCTAGGGTATTAGAACATATGGTGGATACGGTTCTTTTCTTTGAGGGAGAAAGAACTGAAGAATTTAGAATTATTAGGACTATAAAAAATAGGTTTGGTACCACAAGTGAAATTGGTGTATTTGAAATGAAAGAAAGTGGACTTTTAGAAATATCTAATCCATCCCAGGTGTTTTTGGAAGAGAAGAATTTTCAGCAGGAAGGTTCCATGGTTATTGGTATTATGGAAGGAACGAGACCAATACTTATAGAAATACAGGCATTGGTTAGTCAAACCAAAGCTGTAATGCCAAGAAGAACTGCTGTTGGTATTGATAATTCACGGCTAAATCTTATTTTAGCTGTACTTGAGAAAAAATTAAAAATTCCTTTTTATAATTGTGATGTTTATGTCAATGTAGTTGGAGGACTTGAAATAGAAGGTACCTATGGGGATTTAGGACTTGCGCTTTCGCTTATTTCAAGTGCAAAGTCTGCAGAATCGAGATTGAAAAATCTTCTTGTTGTCGGAGAAGTTGGACTTACAGGTGAGGTACGACCGGTATCATTTTGTGATAGAATTATTAATGAAGCTATGAAAATGGGGTTTAAAAACATATTAGTTCCAAATAGAAATAAAGAGAAAATAAATAGTAGCGAAATAAATATTATGGGTGTGTCTTCCCTTAAAGAGGCATTAAATAAAGTCTTTTGA